The genomic region CAACAAGGTCGAAAAGATGAAGGTTTGTACTTGCCTGAATCCTTTGCACACCTGCTTGGCAATTTATGGTTGCCTCTTGGGATATAATCGGATTGCCGATGAGATGAAAGATGGTCAGCTGAATAGAATGGTACATGTCCTTGGGCATGATGAAGGCCTGCCTGTTGTTGTGGATCCCGGTATCATTGAACCAAAGGCCTTTCTTGATGAGGTACTGGAAACTCGTTTTCCGAATCCTTTTATGCCTGACACCCCTCAACGTATTGCCTGTGATACCAGCCAGAAGCTTCCCATCAGATATGGAGAAACGATCAAGGCATATATGGCAAGTGACAGCCTTGATATAAAAAGACTTACAGTCGTTCCGCTGGCCATTGCCGGATGGTGCAGATATCTCATGGGTGTTGATGATGAAGGTAAAGCTTTCCAGCCATCACCGGATCCGAGACTTGAACAGGAAAGAAAATATCTGAAAGACGTGAAGCTGGGTGACGAAGGTCCTTTTGATGAGGCACTCAGGCCTATACTCAGCGATGCGTCACTTTTTGCTGTAGATTTGTACAAGGCTGGCCTTGCAGACAAAGTGACTGATTATTTTACACAACTTGTAAAAGGCAAAGGAGCTGTCAGGAATACGTTGCAAAAGTATATAAGGTAAGTATATAAAGTAAGTATGTATTGCTACTATAGTAAGTTGAAGAATCTGTCAATTCAGAATATTTCCAAAGTAATAGTATCAACAGGAGCCAATGATCAGACTCCTGTTTTTTTCTGAATTAAGCGGTCAATGAAATATAATATGACCTCGATATAAGGGACATAAGGATTTTCTGCTAACAGAAGTTCCCCTTTTTTGTAGTTTTCCGAGACTGAATGAATTTTCTTTATTGAGCTCTTTAATCAATGTTTCGTAAACCTGTTGTCTGTTCAATCTGAAAGTTTTGTTGTTCGGATTCAAGATGTCATTCAGTTCTTTATTATAGTGACTATCTGTAGCCTCGATTTTTCCTCTACGTGTATAAGAAAGAGTATCTATACAGCTTTGCTTTTGCGAATCAAAGAAGAGCTTGCTGTCACCTTTATGCTTATCACAAGTCGTTTCACCTAAAGGACCTTGTGCATGGCCATTGCATACGAACAGCAAATTATTCCAATCCAGTTGCAGAGATTGTCCTTGGGGACAAGATTGCGGAATATAATGTTCTATGGTTCCACAAGGATCTTCAACTTCATTGCAGGAAACCCTTCTCATGCAATACGCACAAAGGCCATGTTGCTCTTTGCAGAGATTTGCTTTCATTTGGTTTTTTATCTTTGTGTCTAATCCAATATATGTTCCGCCAGAACATCTGTATGTAGTTAAATCCTTAGGCTCTTTTCTTTTTCTTATTGCTATCATACTGATGAAGACTCCGGAGTTTCCAAGGCAAGGGAAACTTGTGCAGAAGTTAAATCTGGATCATTCGCGTTCAATTTTTGTTCGAGTATATTTAGTTTTTCTTTTGCAGATATATAATCGTCCTCATCTAATGCTTTGTAGAATTCCTTGAACAGTATACTGATTTCCTGTGGCTTGTCGTCTACATTCATGATAAGCTTTGCTACATTGTTAAGGCTGCTTCCATAGTTGCCGATTATTTTCTGTAACTCAAAATTCTTTAAATAGCTGACGCTATCTTTTGGAGCTGCAGAGATAACGAAAGGTGAATGTGTAGTAATGAGAAATTGGCAATTGGGAAAGGTATTCAGTAATTTGTCGAGAACTACATATTGCCATGAAGGATGTAGGTGTAGCTCTATTTCATCTATCAATATGATGCCTTCTCCTTCCAATGGATTTTGTCTCTTGGGATTTGCTATTGCCAATTTTCTAGCTAAGTCGCCTACAAGGGCAAGCAAGACTTGTTCACCATCAGACAGTTGTTCAATTCTTAGATTGTCCCTGCCTTTGCTTACCCATAGGCCTTGGGGAGATTGCCAGTCAAAATGTAGATTTGAAAAGTCTGGTATGAATGTATAGATAGCTTTTTTGACATTTTCCAACAAAGGTTCTACATACGTTGCATCATGTTGTTCTCTGCTTTTTTGGTTCTGTAATGCTTCCATATCCCTGAACCACTCATAGAACAGCTTGAACTCTGTATGAAAAAGATTTTCTTTTTCATAAATTGCAGTTGGAGAAAAAGTATGGTGTTTCCGTATCCTTGAAGGAATAGAATAACCTACTCTGGAAACTGTATAATAGGAATAGATCGGAAGATTACATTGCCCTTTTGTTTCTGTAATTTGTTTGCGCAACTCTGTGGCATAAGCATTTAATTCTTGAAATGAACTTGAAATGTTCTGCTTCGTATACTGCCCTCTTTTTACCCTATACAGTTTCCATGTTATTTCATGTCCGATGGTATCTTCACAGGTAATCTCAAGTGTTGCACTGTTGCTATGTATGTTGATATCAGCTGTACTGTTGATACGTGTCCCATTTCCGTTCGGAGACAGAATACGTGCTGGAATCCATGAAATAGCTGTGAAGATTGCATCAAGCAATGTACTTTTGCCAGAACCATTTTCACCTGTAAAAACCTGCAATGGATAGGCTGGGGTTACTTCAAATGGTTTCTGAAATCCCCTGTATCCTTCCAGACGTATACGTTTGAGTTTCATTGTCAACCCCTTGCTTTGTTTCTGATACTTTCAATAATACCCTATAAAATATACAGGACCAGTATGAAACAATTGTTTCCGTAATATCAAGGAAGATTTCCATTTTGACAGTACTTGTTTCCAGAATGACTTTCTTACCGATCAAACCATATCTATTTCCTATCTGTCTATGTGCCAACCTTCTGCTTTTTCCCTGATGCGGATGAAATGGCGATAGGTGCCTTCCTGTTGCATGAGTTGCCTATGGGTACCTTGCTGGATTACCGTTCCATTGTCAACGACAAGGATTTGGTCTGCATGTTCGATGGTAGCAAGACGATGTGCAATGACTATGATGGTCTTTCCCATGGTAAGATTTGTAATTGCCTTTTGAATCAGATGCTCATTTTCAGGATCCAGACTTGCCGTTGCCTCATCAAGGATGACAATGGGAGCATCCTTCAGCATAGCCCTGGCTATTGATATCCGTTGTTTCTCTCCTCCTGACAGGGTTGAACCTCCTTCGCCGACCACTGTGTCATAGCCATTTGACAATGCCATGATGAAGTCATGGCAACAGGCCGCTTTTGCAGCAGCAATCAATTCGGATTCGGTTGCATCTGGTTTTCCAAAACAGATGTTGTTCCTGATGGTATCGTTGAAGAGATAGACATTCTGAAATACCATCGAGATTTTGCCAAGTAAACTATCACAGGTAAATTCCCGTATGTCATGGTTACCCATTGAGATGCTTCCGTCCCAGATATCATAGAACCGTGCCAATAGATTGCATATCGTGGTTTTTCCACTTCCTGAAGGACCTACGATAGCGGTCATCGTATGTTGGGGAATATCAAAGGATACATTATTGATTATCTTTCTGTCGCCGTAACCGAAAGTTACGTTTTTGAAACTGATATCGTACTTATCAAGAAATATATCCTTTCCATTCTTGTCGATGTAGTCTGTAGTTTTCAGCCTATCAAGCTGATCCATTGCATCATCAATGACACCAAGTACGTGTGCTGAATCAGAAATCGGTTCTACGCCGCTGAAGATTGAGAATGAGAAAAAGAAGAACATCAGCATGATGGGGAAAGGAAGTTGGCTTGTTATGCCAAGATATGCTGTCGCAAGTACCATGGCAACTGAGGCAAGCCGGAGTACAAGCAGATGTGCACAGTTGAAAGGAATGAAACCGAATTCAATTTTAATCCTTATCTTTTTA from Spirochaetia bacterium harbors:
- a CDS encoding AAA family ATPase → MKLKRIRLEGYRGFQKPFEVTPAYPLQVFTGENGSGKSTLLDAIFTAISWIPARILSPNGNGTRINSTADINIHSNSATLEITCEDTIGHEITWKLYRVKRGQYTKQNISSSFQELNAYATELRKQITETKGQCNLPIYSYYTVSRVGYSIPSRIRKHHTFSPTAIYEKENLFHTEFKLFYEWFRDMEALQNQKSREQHDATYVEPLLENVKKAIYTFIPDFSNLHFDWQSPQGLWVSKGRDNLRIEQLSDGEQVLLALVGDLARKLAIANPKRQNPLEGEGIILIDEIELHLHPSWQYVVLDKLLNTFPNCQFLITTHSPFVISAAPKDSVSYLKNFELQKIIGNYGSSLNNVAKLIMNVDDKPQEISILFKEFYKALDEDDYISAKEKLNILEQKLNANDPDLTSAQVSLALETPESSSV
- a CDS encoding ABC transporter ATP-binding protein/permease; translation: MYRTIKRIITWCGTLRKRIWIGLVFSLLATWAAAVPIIIAAYTIGLLIEKEKLGVPFNRLWILLSFLIIAACTFLRFLFDYLRAKYQESISYELAARDRLAVGNILKRVSLGYFQKTDTGQILTAITTGLNTLENMGIRMIDTLLGGYVNCLCIFICLATFNLPIALIALAGVLASFGFLCGVSHCSTVNAPVAAAADRDMASAAIEYARGLPIIKSFNQSRNSINAMQEACSESKKIRIKIEFGFIPFNCAHLLVLRLASVAMVLATAYLGITSQLPFPIMLMFFFFSFSIFSGVEPISDSAHVLGVIDDAMDQLDRLKTTDYIDKNGKDIFLDKYDISFKNVTFGYGDRKIINNVSFDIPQHTMTAIVGPSGSGKTTICNLLARFYDIWDGSISMGNHDIREFTCDSLLGKISMVFQNVYLFNDTIRNNICFGKPDATESELIAAAKAACCHDFIMALSNGYDTVVGEGGSTLSGGEKQRISIARAMLKDAPIVILDEATASLDPENEHLIQKAITNLTMGKTIIVIAHRLATIEHADQILVVDNGTVIQQGTHRQLMQQEGTYRHFIRIREKAEGWHIDR